A portion of the Pyxidicoccus trucidator genome contains these proteins:
- a CDS encoding sulfotransferase family protein: MSGGKDDTRLDGWVPGRVHVEERALRVDWCHLGAQRFTDPFFDQTLERRLRHPFALLFRHQTSMEELVARNAARPGLPVRGLVFHMSRCGSTLAAQLLAALPRHVVLSEPGPVDTVLRSHLRLPGVTEAQRVEWLRAVVGALGQRRHPEEEAVFLKLDAWHVLELPLLQRAFPDVPWLFLYRDPVEVMASHQNHRGAHMVPGMLEPALLGLERGALEGMPLEEYGARVLARICEAGLHGYRERQGPARLLDYRRLQPDGLALLTDLFGLELTPEDAERLREAAERDAKNPVVPFADDTEDKARRVSGLSREMAERWVRPVHEALEAERLRG, translated from the coding sequence ATGAGCGGAGGGAAGGACGACACGCGCCTGGACGGCTGGGTGCCCGGCCGCGTCCACGTGGAGGAGCGTGCGCTCCGGGTGGACTGGTGCCACCTGGGGGCACAGCGCTTCACGGACCCGTTCTTCGACCAGACGCTGGAGCGCCGGCTCCGCCATCCCTTCGCGCTGCTCTTCCGGCACCAGACGTCGATGGAGGAGCTGGTGGCGCGCAACGCCGCGCGGCCCGGGCTGCCGGTGCGGGGGCTCGTGTTCCACATGTCCCGGTGCGGCTCCACGCTGGCGGCGCAGCTGCTGGCGGCACTCCCGAGACACGTCGTCCTGTCCGAGCCCGGCCCGGTGGACACGGTGCTGCGCTCGCACCTGCGCCTGCCGGGCGTCACGGAGGCGCAGCGGGTGGAGTGGCTCCGCGCGGTGGTGGGAGCGCTCGGCCAGCGGCGCCATCCCGAGGAGGAGGCGGTCTTCCTCAAGCTGGACGCGTGGCACGTGCTGGAGCTGCCCTTGCTCCAGCGCGCGTTTCCGGACGTGCCGTGGCTGTTCCTCTACCGCGACCCGGTGGAGGTCATGGCGTCGCATCAGAACCACCGGGGCGCGCACATGGTGCCGGGCATGCTGGAGCCCGCGCTGCTCGGGCTCGAACGTGGCGCGCTGGAGGGCATGCCGCTGGAGGAGTACGGCGCCCGCGTCCTGGCCCGCATCTGCGAGGCGGGACTGCACGGCTACCGGGAGCGCCAGGGGCCGGCGCGGCTGCTGGACTATCGGCGGCTCCAGCCGGACGGCCTGGCGCTCCTGACGGACCTCTTCGGACTGGAGCTGACGCCGGAGGACGCCGAGCGCCTGCGCGAGGCAGCGGAGCGCGATGCGAAGAACCCCGTGGTTCCCTTCGCGGACGACACCGAGGACAAGGCCCGCCGGGTCAGCGGACTCTCACGGGAGATGGCGGAGCGCTGGGTGCGCCCCGTCCATGAGGCGCTAGAGGCCGAGCGACTTCGGGGCTGA
- a CDS encoding Nif11-like leader peptide family natural product precursor: MPPDDFERFRRLVLEDPALQEALRETTDVPGFIALATQLGEERGCHFTAEELRETLRTARREWLGRWV, encoded by the coding sequence ATGCCGCCTGACGACTTCGAGCGCTTCCGCCGGCTCGTCCTGGAGGACCCGGCGCTGCAAGAGGCGCTGAGGGAGACGACGGACGTTCCGGGGTTCATCGCGCTGGCGACGCAGCTCGGCGAGGAGCGGGGCTGTCACTTCACCGCCGAGGAGCTCCGGGAGACCCTGCGCACCGCGCGCCGGGAATGGCTGGGGCGGTGGGTATGA
- a CDS encoding aspartyl/asparaginyl beta-hydroxylase domain-containing protein: MPFTVPDRLRLPFHFDAARLQEDLARLGPDIWVPHFNKRQYEGEWSGVPLRSIGGTEGRIYPDPTGLERYADTPLLGRCPAFREALAEFQCSIGSARLLKLAAGANIREHTDYNLGFEDGEVRLHIPIVTHPDVAFFLAGRRVVLLPGECWYLNFNLPHRVENASATDRVHLVLDCVVNDWLRAVFADAVAQQARESADAA, translated from the coding sequence ATGCCGTTCACCGTGCCCGACCGACTCCGCCTGCCGTTCCACTTCGACGCGGCCCGGCTCCAGGAAGACCTCGCGCGGCTGGGGCCTGACATCTGGGTGCCGCACTTCAACAAGCGCCAATACGAGGGTGAGTGGAGCGGCGTGCCCTTGCGCTCCATTGGCGGCACCGAGGGGCGAATCTATCCCGACCCCACCGGGCTGGAGCGCTACGCGGACACGCCGCTACTGGGACGGTGCCCCGCCTTCCGGGAGGCACTGGCCGAGTTCCAGTGTTCCATCGGCTCCGCGCGGCTGCTGAAGCTCGCGGCGGGGGCGAACATCCGCGAGCACACCGACTACAACCTGGGCTTCGAGGACGGCGAGGTGCGGCTGCACATCCCCATCGTCACCCACCCGGACGTGGCCTTCTTCCTCGCGGGCCGGCGCGTGGTGCTGCTGCCGGGTGAGTGCTGGTATCTCAACTTCAACCTCCCGCACCGGGTGGAGAACGCCAGCGCCACGGACCGCGTGCACCTGGTGCTGGACTGCGTGGTGAATGACTGGCTGCGCGCCGTCTTCGCCGACGCCGTGGCACAGCAAGCGCGCGAGTCCGCCGATGCCGCCTGA
- a CDS encoding diguanylate cyclase domain-containing protein translates to MAPYALIAEPDPTRAAGLLALITGEGLEGVVARDGAEAQEVVRQRNAPLLLVTDLALPRVDGFALLTWLRERGDATGTQVVVVTAFDELRVRAWQLKEALGIHSLLSRRAAPELMKDTVKRVLAGQRSTPPFLGEPTTEPEGPRLARIDSMRLVDEGPPDAELQALVAEVAQAFGVPVALLSLVLGDRQWFKAHVGLPPSLAKDRGTPRDWAFCHHVVQGRESLVVPDAARHPVFRDNPLVREGIVGSYAGAPLLTSTGEVLGSLCVIDTRPLMLGAEDLAALRELARRVAEDLEQKARARQGAQLQAQQAGQARQPPLPEGGALELLREAVRALDVPALLVAPGRRPYAGNGALADLLGLPAERIPGMSLETFCQHVAGLTADPAATLRQLDLASESSRGLHLTLALERPQPRRLRWVARPFPVPGGVAQMLTLSDLGGAPPPREERERLPRMDALTGLDTRRVGEERLLREIGRCRRDGVPFSVLLVDLVGLGRINMERGFDTGDAALRDVARRLEGLRAPPGFAVRWEGGALLLALPGIDAEAAEAVRQRLHAVLGTPKVVSASVSVEGEEDPQSTLARAQAALTRAKAELRSSHPG, encoded by the coding sequence ATGGCTCCCTACGCACTCATCGCCGAGCCTGACCCGACGCGCGCCGCCGGACTCCTCGCCCTCATCACCGGAGAGGGGCTGGAGGGAGTGGTGGCCCGCGACGGCGCCGAGGCGCAGGAGGTGGTGCGGCAGCGCAACGCGCCCCTGTTGCTGGTCACCGACCTGGCCCTTCCGCGGGTGGATGGGTTCGCCCTGCTGACGTGGCTGCGCGAGCGCGGCGACGCGACGGGCACGCAGGTGGTGGTGGTGACGGCCTTCGACGAGCTGCGCGTCCGCGCCTGGCAGCTCAAGGAAGCGCTGGGCATCCACTCGCTGCTGAGCCGCCGTGCCGCGCCGGAGTTGATGAAGGACACGGTGAAGCGCGTCCTCGCCGGCCAGCGCTCCACGCCCCCCTTCCTGGGAGAGCCCACCACCGAGCCCGAGGGTCCGAGGCTGGCGCGCATCGACTCGATGCGGCTGGTGGACGAGGGGCCGCCGGACGCGGAGCTGCAAGCGCTGGTCGCCGAGGTGGCGCAGGCCTTCGGCGTGCCGGTGGCGCTGCTGTCGCTGGTGCTGGGAGACCGGCAGTGGTTCAAGGCGCACGTGGGGCTGCCGCCGTCGCTGGCGAAAGACAGGGGGACGCCCCGGGACTGGGCCTTCTGTCACCACGTGGTGCAGGGCCGCGAGTCGCTGGTGGTGCCGGACGCCGCGCGCCATCCCGTGTTCCGCGACAACCCGCTGGTGCGCGAAGGCATCGTGGGCAGCTACGCGGGCGCGCCGCTGCTGACGTCCACCGGCGAGGTGCTGGGCTCGCTGTGCGTCATCGACACGCGACCGCTGATGCTCGGCGCGGAGGACCTGGCGGCCCTGCGCGAGCTGGCCCGGCGCGTGGCGGAGGACCTGGAGCAGAAGGCGCGCGCGCGACAGGGGGCGCAGCTCCAGGCCCAGCAGGCGGGACAGGCCCGGCAGCCGCCACTCCCGGAGGGAGGGGCGCTGGAGCTGCTTCGGGAGGCGGTGCGGGCGCTGGACGTGCCGGCGCTGCTGGTGGCCCCGGGACGCCGGCCCTACGCGGGCAACGGAGCACTGGCGGACCTGCTGGGCCTTCCGGCCGAGCGCATCCCCGGCATGTCCCTGGAGACCTTCTGCCAGCACGTGGCGGGGCTGACGGCGGACCCGGCGGCCACGCTGAGGCAGCTCGACCTGGCCTCCGAGTCGTCGCGGGGACTGCACCTGACGCTGGCGCTGGAGCGTCCCCAGCCGCGCCGGCTGCGGTGGGTGGCCCGTCCCTTCCCGGTGCCGGGAGGCGTAGCGCAGATGCTGACGCTGTCGGACCTCGGTGGCGCGCCTCCGCCGCGAGAGGAGCGTGAGCGGCTTCCGCGCATGGACGCGCTGACGGGGCTGGACACGCGGCGTGTGGGCGAGGAACGGCTGCTGCGGGAGATTGGCCGCTGCCGGCGGGACGGCGTGCCCTTCAGCGTGCTGTTGGTGGACCTGGTGGGGCTGGGCCGCATCAACATGGAGCGCGGCTTCGACACGGGGGACGCGGCGCTGCGCGACGTGGCCCGCCGACTGGAGGGCCTGCGCGCGCCGCCGGGCTTCGCGGTGCGGTGGGAGGGCGGAGCCCTGCTGCTCGCGCTCCCTGGCATCGACGCGGAGGCCGCGGAGGCCGTGCGCCAGCGGCTCCACGCCGTGCTCGGGACGCCCAAGGTCGTGTCCGCCTCCGTCTCAGTGGAGGGCGAGGAGGACCCGCAGAGCACCCTCGCGAGGGCACAGGCGGCGCTGACCCGGGCCAAGGCGGAGCTGCGGTCCTCGCACCCGGGGTGA
- a CDS encoding CHASE2 domain-containing protein yields the protein MTPTPVEQPLSGSNPRLPRSAPWRALGALVGVGLACVTAATGGAPGFLERGLYDTAVSRLLPRVPPTADLVLVEVDDRALAALGERWPLSRATWARAFRAMAAQRPAAVAVDVVFDQPGPREALELGEDVLQALQESGLAAQPAGAALVAELETRLHAQDGDARLAEALSEGDGVILGAAALTGDVPVMAPLEDGAPGTPLSLPVETLRLQAPSVAGSIAPLRMAARGSGTLNMLVDGDGVIRRYPYAVNVGGRAWPSLALATALHLLPERSVSLIGAATTDRGAPLMPLPRPGWLPHVSLADVLHADPESVGLDLALRGKTVFVGVTATGLHGQITLPGQVAVPGVEIHAFALDNLRSGRLLRSSGIVAWAGVLETAAVLLAFLLLSRRARSPGAVLRAALLPGVVHVALVGWLAADLGWVMPLVPACVGLVLMLVVDSVTRGEELGRQRSALRRLFVRYPRPPSGPPPASA from the coding sequence ATGACGCCCACCCCCGTCGAGCAGCCCCTCAGCGGTTCCAACCCCAGGCTCCCGCGCAGCGCCCCGTGGCGGGCGCTGGGCGCGCTGGTGGGCGTGGGGCTGGCGTGCGTGACGGCGGCGACGGGCGGCGCGCCGGGCTTCCTGGAGCGCGGCCTCTATGACACGGCCGTGAGCCGGCTGCTTCCCCGGGTGCCGCCGACGGCGGACCTGGTGCTGGTGGAGGTGGACGACCGGGCGCTCGCGGCGCTGGGCGAGCGCTGGCCGCTGTCGCGCGCGACGTGGGCCCGCGCCTTCCGCGCCATGGCGGCGCAACGCCCGGCGGCGGTGGCGGTGGACGTGGTGTTCGACCAGCCCGGGCCTCGCGAGGCGCTGGAGCTGGGTGAGGACGTGCTGCAGGCCCTCCAGGAGTCCGGCCTCGCGGCCCAGCCCGCGGGCGCGGCGCTGGTGGCGGAGCTGGAGACGCGGCTGCATGCGCAGGACGGCGACGCGCGGCTGGCCGAGGCGCTCTCCGAGGGGGATGGCGTCATCCTCGGGGCGGCGGCGCTGACGGGCGACGTGCCGGTGATGGCTCCGCTGGAAGACGGCGCGCCGGGCACTCCCCTGTCCCTGCCCGTGGAGACCCTGCGGCTCCAGGCGCCGTCGGTGGCGGGCAGCATTGCCCCGCTGCGCATGGCGGCGCGAGGCAGCGGCACGCTGAACATGCTGGTGGACGGTGACGGCGTCATCCGCCGCTACCCCTACGCGGTGAACGTCGGCGGCCGGGCGTGGCCGTCGCTGGCGCTGGCCACCGCGCTGCACCTGCTGCCCGAGCGGTCCGTATCATTAATAGGGGCCGCGACCACGGACCGGGGCGCGCCGCTGATGCCACTGCCCCGCCCGGGCTGGCTGCCCCACGTGAGCCTGGCGGACGTGCTGCACGCGGACCCGGAGTCGGTGGGGCTGGACCTGGCGCTGCGCGGGAAGACTGTCTTCGTGGGCGTCACCGCGACGGGCCTGCACGGCCAGATAACGCTGCCCGGACAGGTCGCCGTGCCCGGCGTGGAGATTCACGCCTTCGCCCTGGACAACCTCCGCTCGGGCCGGCTGCTGCGCTCGTCGGGCATCGTCGCCTGGGCGGGCGTGCTGGAGACGGCGGCTGTCCTGCTGGCCTTCTTGCTGCTCTCCCGTCGCGCTCGCTCCCCGGGCGCGGTGCTCCGGGCCGCGCTGCTGCCGGGCGTGGTGCACGTGGCCCTGGTGGGGTGGCTGGCCGCGGACCTGGGCTGGGTGATGCCGCTGGTCCCCGCGTGCGTGGGACTGGTGCTGATGCTGGTGGTGGACTCGGTGACGCGTGGCGAGGAGCTGGGCCGGCAGCGGAGCGCTTTGCGCCGGCTGTTCGTCCGCTACCCACGGCCTCCGTCCGGGCCGCCACCCGCCTCCGCCTGA
- a CDS encoding FecR family protein gives MKRTAPWVMALVLGATSPALAAGAGEPCGGLRFENGRVETGRPLAPKGPETEACLKHVAEALKARPAIRSITVAARLPDVERLEGQGLAVAKAAAEVLVAAGLPRTRVSAVAPPAVPGEPGQLQLAFIERPSQPAVARVRAASGDVSAGPAPAELRPRATGDALYAGELFHTGAEARAELLLADGSTVQVMEGSLVRVGAVELMANLRRKVQLELLRGTVETAAAPGGEGSLFEVRTRGAVAGVRGTHFRVSAQDDGMSRLETLEGKVALIGKKGDLDVVGGYGSRAMPDSEPEPVRPLLVAPTLADPRGGTFRAAPKLSWWTVTGAKTYRVELARTADFAAGVQTYVSPATELEVPGSREGKWFWRVLAVDADGFVGFPSKIFAFDVRP, from the coding sequence GTGAAGCGGACCGCTCCGTGGGTGATGGCACTGGTGCTGGGGGCCACCTCCCCTGCCCTCGCGGCGGGCGCGGGTGAGCCCTGTGGCGGGCTGCGCTTCGAGAACGGGCGCGTGGAGACAGGCCGGCCGCTGGCTCCGAAGGGGCCGGAGACGGAGGCGTGTCTGAAGCACGTGGCCGAGGCCCTCAAGGCTCGGCCCGCCATCCGCTCGATAACGGTGGCGGCGCGGCTGCCGGACGTGGAGCGGCTGGAGGGCCAGGGGCTCGCGGTGGCGAAGGCCGCGGCGGAGGTGCTGGTGGCGGCGGGCTTGCCCCGCACGCGCGTGTCGGCGGTGGCGCCGCCGGCCGTGCCGGGTGAGCCGGGGCAGCTCCAGCTCGCCTTCATCGAGCGTCCCTCCCAGCCCGCGGTGGCGCGGGTGCGGGCCGCCAGCGGCGACGTGTCCGCGGGCCCCGCGCCGGCGGAGCTGCGCCCGAGGGCCACGGGCGACGCGCTCTATGCGGGAGAGCTGTTCCACACGGGCGCGGAGGCCCGGGCGGAGCTGCTGCTGGCGGATGGCAGCACGGTTCAGGTGATGGAGGGCAGCCTGGTGCGGGTGGGCGCCGTCGAGCTGATGGCCAACCTGCGGCGCAAGGTGCAGTTGGAGCTGCTGCGCGGCACGGTGGAGACGGCCGCGGCGCCCGGTGGCGAGGGCTCGCTCTTCGAGGTGCGCACGCGCGGCGCGGTGGCCGGCGTGCGCGGCACCCACTTCCGCGTGTCCGCGCAGGACGACGGCATGAGCCGCCTGGAGACGCTGGAGGGCAAGGTGGCCCTCATCGGCAAGAAGGGTGACCTGGACGTCGTCGGCGGGTATGGCTCGCGGGCAATGCCAGACTCGGAGCCGGAGCCCGTCCGACCGCTGCTGGTGGCGCCCACGCTGGCCGACCCGCGTGGCGGCACGTTCCGCGCGGCCCCCAAGCTGTCCTGGTGGACGGTGACCGGGGCGAAGACCTACCGCGTGGAATTGGCGCGCACGGCGGACTTCGCCGCGGGCGTGCAGACCTACGTCTCTCCGGCCACGGAGCTGGAGGTGCCGGGCTCTCGCGAGGGCAAGTGGTTCTGGCGGGTGCTGGCGGTGGACGCGGACGGCTTCGTCGGCTTCCCCTCGAAGATCTTCGCCTTCGACGTCCGGCCCTGA
- a CDS encoding OmpA family protein, translating to MNGQCNSDPRQPPPAPPAIVPGGPREGQDRTDDAKAAGADPDKVPFNFEPGSRGAEGIASFSQAWHALLRRVAHARRWASVVAGMVLALAVPGGLALAQPEASQAIDVQQYKPGPGAHDVLGLHGARVGPHLGWNLGLSLNYADDPLNVLDPRQDAFVYRIVDSQLTLDLMGAIALFDRLELGVALPISTTTSEPAGAISPTFASGVKATGVGDLRLVPKARLLSTEGGLDVAVVAPVTLPTAGADGFLGSDGLTFQPRVVADWADTRLRLLANVGFNLRREARLRNLRVGSELAYGVGAQVALTQALSAEATLAGALGLKETNTEERPLEVLAALKYQFRDGLAAHVGAGPGLTRGYGTPGFRVLAGLAWTQSASASAPSKSTATCALGPEDFDGFQDEDGCLDADDDGDGILDGPDVCPGEAETRNDFQDADGCPDDPEAWKPVGTNGQPVAPLVLRPEAADTDGDGLLDLEDRCPKAAEDVDGFEDGDGCPDLDNDRDGVADAADACPLEAEVINGTKDEDGCPDKGQAQVRVESSRIVILGKVHFATGKDVILAKSFPLLQQVASVLKANPQLEQVRVEGHTDDQGSDVKNLDLSQRRANNVRGFLLQAGIAPERLEAVGHGETKPVDTNTTAKGRENNRRVEFNIVKVAEPSAEGGTP from the coding sequence ATGAACGGCCAATGCAATTCGGACCCCCGTCAGCCGCCTCCCGCCCCCCCGGCCATCGTGCCGGGCGGCCCCCGGGAGGGGCAGGACCGCACTGACGACGCCAAGGCGGCGGGCGCAGACCCCGACAAGGTGCCTTTCAACTTCGAGCCCGGCTCGCGGGGCGCTGAGGGCATCGCCTCGTTCTCACAGGCCTGGCACGCGCTGCTCCGCCGGGTGGCCCACGCGCGACGGTGGGCCTCGGTGGTTGCGGGAATGGTGCTGGCGCTGGCGGTGCCCGGCGGCCTGGCGCTGGCGCAGCCCGAGGCCTCGCAGGCCATCGACGTGCAGCAGTACAAGCCGGGTCCGGGCGCCCATGACGTGCTCGGCCTGCACGGCGCGCGCGTGGGGCCGCACCTGGGCTGGAACCTGGGGCTGTCGCTCAACTACGCGGATGACCCGCTCAACGTGCTGGACCCGCGGCAGGACGCGTTCGTCTACCGAATCGTCGACAGCCAGCTCACGTTGGACTTGATGGGCGCCATCGCCCTGTTCGACAGGCTGGAGCTGGGTGTGGCGCTGCCCATCTCCACCACGACGTCCGAGCCGGCCGGCGCCATCTCCCCCACCTTCGCCAGCGGCGTGAAGGCCACGGGCGTGGGCGACCTGCGGCTGGTGCCCAAGGCGCGGCTGCTGTCCACCGAGGGCGGACTGGACGTGGCCGTGGTGGCGCCGGTGACGCTGCCCACCGCGGGCGCGGACGGCTTCCTGGGCTCGGACGGGCTGACCTTCCAGCCCCGCGTGGTGGCGGACTGGGCCGATACGCGGCTGCGCCTGCTGGCCAACGTGGGCTTCAACCTGCGGCGCGAGGCCCGGCTGCGCAACCTGCGCGTGGGCTCGGAGCTGGCCTACGGCGTGGGCGCGCAGGTGGCGCTGACGCAGGCGCTGTCCGCGGAGGCCACGCTGGCGGGCGCGCTGGGCCTGAAGGAGACGAACACGGAGGAGCGGCCGCTGGAGGTGCTCGCCGCGCTGAAGTACCAGTTCCGGGACGGGCTGGCCGCGCATGTGGGCGCCGGGCCGGGCCTCACCCGGGGCTATGGGACGCCGGGCTTCCGCGTGCTCGCGGGGCTGGCGTGGACCCAGTCCGCGTCCGCCTCCGCGCCCTCGAAGTCCACCGCCACCTGCGCGCTGGGGCCCGAGGACTTCGACGGCTTCCAGGACGAGGATGGCTGCCTGGACGCGGACGACGACGGGGACGGCATCCTCGACGGTCCGGACGTGTGCCCGGGCGAGGCGGAGACGCGCAACGACTTCCAGGACGCGGACGGCTGCCCGGATGACCCCGAGGCCTGGAAGCCCGTGGGCACGAATGGCCAGCCCGTGGCGCCCCTGGTGCTGCGGCCCGAGGCGGCGGACACGGACGGAGATGGCCTGCTGGACCTGGAAGACAGGTGCCCGAAGGCGGCCGAGGACGTGGACGGCTTCGAGGACGGGGACGGCTGCCCGGACCTGGACAATGACCGCGACGGCGTGGCGGACGCGGCGGACGCGTGCCCGCTGGAGGCCGAGGTCATCAACGGCACAAAGGACGAAGACGGGTGCCCGGACAAGGGGCAGGCGCAGGTGCGCGTGGAGAGCTCGCGCATCGTCATCCTGGGCAAGGTGCACTTCGCCACGGGCAAGGACGTCATCCTCGCGAAGTCCTTCCCGCTCTTGCAGCAGGTGGCCTCGGTGCTCAAGGCCAACCCCCAGCTCGAGCAGGTGCGCGTGGAGGGCCACACGGATGACCAGGGCTCCGATGTGAAGAACCTGGACCTGTCGCAGCGCCGCGCCAACAACGTGCGGGGCTTCCTGCTGCAAGCGGGCATCGCGCCCGAGCGACTGGAGGCGGTGGGCCACGGCGAGACGAAGCCGGTGGACACCAACACGACGGCGAAGGGCCGCGAGAACAACCGCCGCGTGGAGTTCAACATCGTGAAGGTCGCCGAGCCGTCGGCGGAAGGAGGCACGCCGTGA
- a CDS encoding response regulator: MTQNLLIVDDESSLCWVLGQFFASAGYRVDSAQALDEALDLMTTGRYDLIISDLRLSGTQSEEGLLLADFVRRFSPDTRVVLLTAFATQEITDKARGLGVDLVLPKPQPLPALAQHVSQLLTASR, translated from the coding sequence GTGACCCAGAACCTCCTGATAGTCGATGACGAATCGTCCCTCTGCTGGGTCCTGGGCCAGTTCTTCGCCAGCGCCGGCTACCGGGTGGACTCCGCCCAGGCGCTGGACGAGGCGCTGGACCTGATGACGACGGGCCGGTACGACCTCATCATCAGTGACTTGCGTCTGAGCGGCACGCAGTCGGAGGAGGGGCTGCTGCTGGCGGACTTCGTGCGCCGCTTCTCCCCGGACACCCGGGTGGTGCTGCTCACCGCCTTCGCCACGCAGGAAATCACGGACAAGGCCCGGGGCCTGGGCGTGGACCTGGTGCTGCCCAAACCCCAACCCCTGCCTGCGCTGGCCCAACACGTCTCCCAGCTCCTCACGGCCTCCCGGTGA
- a CDS encoding sigma-54-dependent transcriptional regulator — protein sequence MTRTRILLVDDEPGIRLGMRGYLTAHGFDVDEASSLAEAQEAFRTTRPDVAVVDYRLTDGTALELLPRLKELDASVPLVVLTGHGSIELAVQAVKEGAEQFLTKPVELSVLKVVLERLVAQRRERLKQRADRSRTAQTTVNPFLGTSVAIRVLQGQAERVLQSDAPVLVTGETGSGKSVLARWLHEGGPRADAPFVDLNCAALSKDLLDSELFGHEKGAFTGAVTAKQGLLEVADQGTLFMDEIGDMDVAVQPKLLKVLEEKRFRRLGDVRDRRVDVRLIAATHQDLGVAAREKRFRSDLYFRISTLILHVPALRERPEDIPVIARHFLEELGTSRGRAGVALQPDAEAALARYPWPGNIRELRNVLERAVLLSGGGPLSPNDLRFEVTPDEAGAEEDLTLEELERRHIERVLRRENGHVERAAARLGIPRSSLYERLKRLGINKSGFQKSDP from the coding sequence ATGACGCGCACCCGAATCCTCCTCGTGGACGACGAGCCCGGCATCCGCCTGGGCATGCGGGGCTACCTCACCGCCCACGGGTTCGACGTGGACGAGGCGTCCAGCCTCGCCGAGGCGCAGGAGGCCTTCCGCACCACGCGCCCCGACGTGGCCGTGGTGGACTACCGCCTGACGGACGGCACCGCGCTGGAGCTGCTGCCGCGCCTCAAGGAGCTGGACGCGTCCGTGCCGCTGGTGGTGCTCACCGGCCATGGCTCGATTGAGCTGGCGGTGCAGGCCGTGAAGGAGGGCGCGGAGCAGTTCCTCACCAAGCCGGTGGAGCTGAGCGTCCTCAAGGTGGTGCTGGAGCGGCTGGTGGCGCAGCGCCGCGAGCGGCTGAAACAGCGCGCGGACCGCTCGCGCACGGCACAGACGACGGTGAATCCCTTCCTGGGCACCAGCGTCGCCATCCGCGTCCTCCAGGGCCAGGCCGAGCGCGTGCTCCAGAGCGACGCCCCGGTGCTCGTCACCGGCGAGACGGGCAGCGGCAAGAGCGTGCTCGCCCGCTGGCTGCACGAGGGCGGCCCGCGCGCGGACGCGCCCTTCGTGGACCTCAACTGCGCGGCGCTGTCCAAGGACTTGCTGGACTCGGAGCTGTTCGGCCACGAGAAGGGCGCCTTCACCGGCGCCGTCACCGCGAAGCAGGGCCTGCTGGAAGTCGCGGACCAGGGCACCCTCTTCATGGACGAGATTGGCGACATGGACGTGGCCGTCCAGCCCAAGCTGCTGAAGGTGCTGGAGGAGAAGCGCTTCCGGCGGCTGGGCGACGTGCGCGACAGGCGCGTGGACGTGCGCCTCATCGCCGCCACCCACCAGGACCTGGGCGTCGCCGCGCGCGAGAAGCGCTTCCGCAGCGACCTCTACTTCCGCATCAGCACCCTCATCCTCCACGTGCCCGCGCTGCGCGAGCGCCCGGAGGACATCCCCGTCATCGCCCGGCACTTCCTGGAGGAGCTGGGCACCTCGCGCGGCCGTGCCGGCGTGGCCCTGCAGCCCGATGCCGAGGCCGCCCTGGCGCGCTACCCGTGGCCCGGCAACATCCGCGAGCTGCGCAACGTGCTGGAGCGCGCCGTGCTGCTGTCCGGCGGAGGCCCGCTGTCCCCGAATGACCTGCGCTTCGAAGTCACGCCCGACGAGGCCGGCGCGGAGGAGGACCTCACCCTGGAGGAGCTGGAGCGCCGCCACATCGAGCGCGTCCTGCGCCGCGAGAATGGCCACGTGGAGCGCGCCGCCGCCAGGCTCGGCATCCCCCGCTCCTCCCTCTATGAGCGGCTAAAACGTTTGGGCATCAACAAATCCGGATTCCAGAAGTCGGATCCGTAA